A window of Hymenobacter aerilatus contains these coding sequences:
- a CDS encoding efflux RND transporter permease subunit, which produces MQDIEKEFGPTSWSINNKTSIYIITLILCIAGVFAYIKLGKEKFPDIVIPRIIVATIYPGTSPADIENLVTRQLEKEIKSVNGVKKINSTSNQDYAIVDVEFNSGVDVQYAKQLIKDAVDKARSELPNDLPSEPTVQEVNISELPIMNINLAGNLPLSQLKKYADDFQDQIEALPEITRVDIVGALEQQVNVDVDLNRLRASRLSFTDISNAIARENITISGGSVDVGDQKRAVRVAGQYANAADIANIQVKNLNGAAVRLGDIATVQDAFKDRESYARLDGKTAITLNVVKRQGENLIDASDKIKQIIEEAEETLPKELTITVTGDTSNDTRVTLHDLINTIIIGFLLVTVILMFFMGTTNALFVGLSVPLSMFLAFVLLPTFDFSLNMIVLFAFLLALGIVVDDAIVVIENTHRLLHEHPELTTAQAAKYAAGEVFIPVLAGTLTTVAPFVPLMFWPGIVGSFMFYLPVTLILTLMSSLVVAFIMNPVFAVSFMEREDHHAEDRKPKLTRNFLIGMGVLLLIALIGYFAGSTFVGNLFVTIIALCFLDKFVFVHLIAGFQTKVLPRFQHGYERLVHWAIGWPITIMLSMVVLFVVAFMALGARSPKIDFFPSGDPKFIYTYLKMPVGTRVEVTDSVARMLEKRIYGVIGRENHDVESVITNVAIGANDPGEATATGVSQSNLAKIAVAFKETSDRTGPATSTYMDKIREVVKGIPGAEISVDQEASGPPVGKAIAIEVAGDDYPTLAKLSKKVTRYVDSLNIGGVEQLRSNLEDRNPEIAVNINRTRANREGISTAQIGSEVRTAIYGFEASKFKTSDDEYPIQVRYAKPYRDDVDAILNSPLTFRDATGAIRQVPMSAVADVKYGSTYGGIKRKDTKRVITISSNVLNGYAPVTVVQQIEQALRAYPTPPGYTIKMGGAQEDTQETSNFLGVAAIGAIGLIFLVLVTQFNSVSKPIIILTEVIFSIIGVMLGLAITGMNVSIVMTGVGVIALAGIVVKNGILLVEFTDMLRSQGMPLREAIATAGRTRLNPVILTATAATLGLIPLAIGLNVDFYELFNSGHPNFFIGGESVVFWGPLAWTIIFGLVFATIITLLVVPVMYLLNEQLRAKITGIDPDAPREAPADAEEVRAARPPVLAEA; this is translated from the coding sequence ATGCAGGATATAGAAAAAGAGTTTGGGCCTACCAGTTGGTCCATCAACAATAAGACGAGCATTTACATCATCACCTTGATCCTGTGCATTGCAGGGGTGTTTGCGTACATCAAGCTCGGCAAGGAGAAGTTTCCGGACATCGTGATTCCGCGCATCATCGTGGCCACGATTTACCCCGGCACGTCGCCGGCGGATATCGAAAACCTGGTGACGCGCCAGTTGGAAAAGGAAATCAAGTCGGTGAACGGGGTGAAGAAAATCAACTCCACCTCCAACCAGGACTACGCCATTGTGGACGTGGAGTTTAACTCTGGCGTGGATGTGCAGTATGCCAAGCAGCTCATCAAGGATGCCGTGGACAAAGCCCGCTCCGAACTGCCCAACGACTTGCCTTCCGAGCCTACTGTGCAGGAGGTAAACATCTCCGAGTTACCCATTATGAACATCAACCTGGCAGGCAACCTACCCCTCAGCCAGTTGAAAAAATATGCGGATGACTTTCAGGACCAGATTGAGGCCCTACCCGAAATTACGCGGGTAGATATTGTGGGCGCGCTGGAGCAGCAAGTGAACGTGGATGTGGACCTGAACCGCCTGCGTGCTTCCCGCCTGAGCTTTACGGATATCAGCAATGCCATTGCCCGCGAGAATATCACCATTTCGGGTGGCTCGGTGGATGTGGGTGACCAGAAACGCGCCGTGCGGGTAGCTGGTCAGTACGCCAATGCCGCTGATATTGCCAACATTCAGGTGAAAAACCTGAACGGTGCGGCCGTGCGCCTCGGCGACATTGCCACCGTGCAGGATGCCTTCAAGGACCGGGAGTCATATGCCCGCCTCGATGGCAAAACTGCCATCACGCTAAACGTGGTGAAGCGCCAGGGTGAAAACCTGATTGACGCCTCCGATAAGATCAAGCAGATCATCGAAGAAGCCGAGGAAACGCTGCCCAAGGAGCTGACTATCACCGTAACGGGCGACACCTCCAACGATACCCGCGTTACGCTCCACGACCTGATCAATACCATCATCATCGGCTTCCTGCTGGTGACGGTGATTCTGATGTTCTTCATGGGCACCACCAATGCCCTGTTCGTGGGGCTGTCGGTGCCGCTGTCGATGTTCCTGGCTTTCGTGCTGCTGCCGACCTTCGATTTCTCGCTCAACATGATTGTGCTCTTCGCCTTCCTGCTGGCGCTGGGTATTGTGGTCGACGATGCCATTGTGGTAATTGAGAACACCCACCGACTGCTACATGAGCACCCCGAGCTAACTACGGCGCAAGCGGCCAAGTATGCTGCTGGTGAGGTGTTTATACCTGTGCTGGCCGGTACGCTCACAACGGTAGCACCCTTCGTGCCGCTTATGTTCTGGCCCGGCATTGTGGGCTCGTTCATGTTCTACCTACCCGTTACGCTGATCCTGACGCTGATGTCGTCGCTGGTGGTAGCCTTCATCATGAACCCGGTGTTTGCCGTGTCGTTTATGGAGCGAGAAGACCACCACGCCGAAGACCGCAAGCCCAAGCTCACGCGCAATTTCCTGATTGGTATGGGCGTGCTGTTGCTGATTGCTTTGATTGGCTACTTCGCGGGCTCTACGTTTGTGGGCAACCTGTTCGTGACCATTATCGCGTTGTGCTTCCTCGATAAGTTCGTGTTCGTGCACCTGATAGCGGGCTTCCAGACCAAAGTGCTGCCCCGTTTCCAGCATGGCTACGAGCGGCTGGTGCACTGGGCAATTGGCTGGCCCATCACCATCATGCTGTCGATGGTAGTGCTCTTCGTGGTAGCCTTTATGGCACTAGGTGCCCGCTCACCCAAAATTGACTTCTTTCCCTCGGGCGACCCGAAATTTATCTACACCTACCTGAAAATGCCGGTGGGTACGCGGGTAGAGGTAACCGACTCTGTGGCCCGCATGCTGGAAAAACGCATTTATGGCGTGATTGGTCGCGAAAACCACGACGTGGAATCGGTGATTACCAACGTAGCCATTGGGGCCAACGACCCCGGCGAGGCTACCGCTACGGGCGTGTCGCAGTCGAATCTGGCCAAGATTGCCGTGGCTTTCAAGGAAACCAGCGACCGGACTGGTCCGGCCACCAGCACCTACATGGATAAAATCCGGGAAGTGGTGAAAGGAATTCCCGGCGCCGAAATCTCGGTGGACCAGGAAGCCAGCGGTCCGCCCGTGGGCAAAGCCATTGCTATTGAAGTAGCCGGCGACGACTACCCGACTCTGGCCAAGCTCTCCAAAAAAGTAACCCGCTATGTCGATTCACTGAACATTGGTGGCGTGGAGCAGCTGCGCTCCAACCTGGAAGACCGCAACCCCGAAATTGCCGTCAACATCAACCGGACCCGTGCCAACCGCGAGGGCATCAGCACGGCCCAGATTGGCTCGGAGGTGCGCACGGCTATTTACGGCTTCGAGGCCAGCAAATTCAAGACCTCCGACGATGAATATCCGATTCAGGTACGCTACGCCAAGCCCTACCGCGACGACGTAGATGCTATCCTGAACTCGCCACTCACCTTCCGCGACGCTACCGGTGCCATCCGCCAGGTGCCCATGTCGGCGGTGGCCGACGTGAAGTACGGTAGTACTTACGGCGGTATCAAGCGCAAAGACACCAAGCGCGTGATTACCATTTCTTCCAACGTGCTCAACGGCTACGCCCCCGTTACGGTGGTGCAGCAGATTGAACAAGCGCTGCGGGCGTACCCAACGCCGCCCGGCTACACCATCAAGATGGGCGGGGCCCAGGAAGACACGCAGGAAACCTCGAACTTCTTGGGCGTGGCCGCCATCGGGGCCATTGGCTTGATTTTCTTGGTGCTCGTAACGCAGTTCAACTCCGTGAGCAAGCCCATTATCATCCTGACGGAGGTTATCTTCTCCATCATTGGGGTAATGCTGGGCCTGGCCATCACGGGCATGAATGTCAGCATCGTGATGACGGGGGTAGGGGTTATTGCCCTGGCGGGCATCGTGGTGAAAAACGGGATTCTGTTGGTGGAGTTTACCGATATGCTCCGCTCGCAGGGTATGCCATTGCGTGAGGCCATTGCCACGGCCGGCCGCACTCGCCTCAACCCCGTAATTCTGACGGCTACGGCTGCTACGCTGGGTCTGATTCCATTGGCTATTGGCCTAAACGTTGACTTCTACGAGCTATTCAACTCTGGGCACCCCAACTTCTTTATCGGTGGTGAGTCGGTAGTATTCTGGGGGCCGCTGGCGTGGACGATAATTTTCGGGTTGGTATTTGCAACCATTATCACTCTTTTGGTAGTCCCGGTAATGTACTTGCTCAACGAGCAGCTGCGGGCCAAGATTACGGGCATCGACCCCGATGCCCCACGCGAGGCCCCAGCCGATGCCGAGGAGGTGCGGGCCGCCCGGCCACCAGTGCTGGCTGAAGCATAA
- a CDS encoding TolC family protein, whose protein sequence is MKNICRLLLLLAVLGFLSLHEMLAQTPATGQPVATSAPMALSLPQAIDYAVKNKSTLQSSRIDQELAAAQVGQVKSQGLPQINVAASVTDNYKLQRSLVDFGAIGGGRGELAGATLTPSDITAAQGGQAVTLQPAYDKPVPQPPIALALGFQYQGNASASASQQLFNGSYLLGLKAAKVYQQLSVKQTKQSEIDVVEQVSKAYYSTLVAGQRLELLSRNVARLDTLLFQTQKTFEAGFAEKLDVQRLQVQRNNLRIEQQNAERLIELSVALLKFQMGLDQRQPVQLTDSLSTAVLDAERLKQSLAQANAEFNYQNRIEYSVLETQRDLAALDVRNQKAGYLPTLNLVGAYGFLGSARSLPTLLELRGPNSIDPVTNFPNQNWFAFGNVGLQLQIPVFDGFRKKYQVQSAKLTLKQINTGFTTLQQSIDLQRTQSQTTLQNDLDVLTNQRANLELATEVARVAKVKFQEGVGSNVELITAETDLRQAQTNYYSALYDALVAKVDYDKASGTLYTK, encoded by the coding sequence ATGAAAAACATCTGCCGCCTACTACTGCTACTTGCAGTGCTGGGTTTCCTGAGCCTGCATGAGATGCTCGCCCAAACGCCGGCTACTGGCCAGCCCGTAGCTACTAGTGCGCCCATGGCCCTGTCACTGCCCCAGGCCATCGATTATGCTGTTAAAAACAAATCTACGCTTCAGTCCTCGCGCATAGACCAGGAGCTGGCCGCCGCGCAGGTAGGACAGGTGAAGTCTCAGGGGCTGCCGCAGATAAACGTTGCAGCTTCCGTGACAGACAACTACAAGCTACAACGCTCCTTGGTTGACTTCGGTGCTATTGGTGGGGGGCGAGGAGAATTAGCTGGTGCTACTCTCACCCCCAGTGACATAACTGCGGCGCAAGGCGGCCAAGCTGTAACGCTGCAACCTGCCTATGATAAGCCAGTACCCCAGCCTCCTATTGCGCTGGCGCTGGGTTTTCAATACCAAGGCAATGCCTCAGCTTCGGCCTCGCAGCAGTTGTTCAATGGCTCCTACCTTTTGGGGCTGAAAGCAGCTAAGGTGTACCAGCAGCTCTCGGTGAAGCAAACCAAGCAGAGCGAAATCGACGTGGTAGAGCAGGTGTCGAAAGCCTACTACAGCACGTTGGTAGCCGGACAGCGGCTGGAGCTACTGTCGCGTAACGTAGCGCGCCTGGATACGTTGCTGTTTCAAACGCAGAAGACGTTTGAAGCCGGCTTTGCGGAAAAGCTGGATGTGCAGCGCCTGCAAGTGCAGCGCAACAATCTGCGCATTGAGCAGCAAAACGCTGAGCGCCTGATTGAGTTGAGCGTAGCGCTGCTGAAGTTTCAGATGGGCCTCGACCAGCGTCAGCCCGTGCAGCTCACCGACTCGCTAAGCACCGCCGTGCTGGATGCCGAGCGCCTCAAGCAGAGCCTGGCTCAGGCCAATGCTGAGTTCAATTATCAAAACCGCATCGAATACTCGGTGCTGGAAACCCAGCGCGACCTGGCTGCGCTGGACGTGCGCAATCAGAAAGCTGGTTACCTGCCTACCCTCAACTTGGTAGGGGCATACGGCTTCCTGGGGTCCGCTCGCTCGCTGCCAACGCTGCTAGAGCTGCGTGGTCCTAATTCAATAGACCCCGTTACGAACTTCCCCAACCAGAACTGGTTTGCCTTTGGCAACGTGGGCTTGCAGCTGCAAATCCCGGTATTCGACGGTTTTCGTAAGAAGTATCAGGTACAGTCGGCCAAGCTGACGCTGAAACAAATCAACACCGGCTTTACTACCCTGCAGCAGAGCATCGACCTGCAACGCACCCAGAGCCAGACAACGCTGCAAAACGATCTGGATGTGCTGACCAACCAGCGCGCCAACCTGGAGCTGGCTACGGAAGTAGCACGGGTAGCCAAAGTCAAGTTTCAGGAGGGGGTAGGCTCCAACGTGGAGCTGATTACGGCCGAAACCGACCTGCGCCAAGCTCAAACCAACTATTACTCGGCGCTCTACGATGCGCTGGTAGCCAAAGTCGATTACGACAAAGCCAGCGGCACGCTGTACACGAAATAA
- a CDS encoding TetR/AcrR family transcriptional regulator: MSTETKDRILHAARDLFMRNGIRSVSMDDIANHLAMSKKTLYKWFSNKDEIVHTSIQQHLIEEASCEAPFGDAANALEEMFQLMQWHRQFLSDLHPSIFYDLQKYHPQAWALFEEHKKTFMLQKVIDNLKRGMAEGVYRPDLDLDVLGRLRLAEIDLCFNSDIFPHRQFELIQLHTVCLEHFLLGISSLKGHRLINQYRQVTEAE; encoded by the coding sequence GTGAGTACGGAGACGAAAGACAGAATATTGCACGCTGCTAGGGACTTGTTTATGCGCAACGGTATCCGAAGCGTGTCGATGGATGACATTGCCAACCACTTGGCCATGTCGAAAAAGACCTTGTATAAGTGGTTCAGCAACAAGGATGAGATTGTGCACACGTCCATTCAGCAGCATTTGATAGAGGAGGCATCCTGCGAAGCGCCTTTCGGTGATGCTGCTAATGCACTGGAAGAAATGTTTCAGCTGATGCAGTGGCACCGACAGTTTCTGAGTGACTTGCACCCCAGTATCTTCTATGATTTGCAGAAGTATCATCCGCAGGCCTGGGCACTATTCGAGGAGCATAAAAAAACCTTTATGCTGCAGAAAGTAATTGACAACCTGAAGCGTGGCATGGCCGAAGGCGTGTACCGCCCGGATCTGGACCTAGACGTGCTGGGGCGCCTGCGCCTGGCTGAAATAGACTTGTGTTTCAACTCCGATATTTTTCCGCACCGGCAGTTTGAGCTGATTCAGCTGCACACGGTATGCCTGGAGCATTTTCTACTGGGTATTTCCTCCCTGAAAGGTCATCGACTTATCAACCAATACCGCCAGGTAACAGAGGCCGAATAG
- the ispF gene encoding 2-C-methyl-D-erythritol 2,4-cyclodiphosphate synthase, which translates to MKIRTGFGYDVHQLREGLPFWLGGIQVPHTHGALGHSDADVLIHVICDALLGAANLRDIGFHFPDTDPQYKGIDSKRLLAEVVRLLREKNYQISNIDSTICLEAPKVNPHIPEMQRVLAEVLGISADDISIKATTTEKLGFVGRREGVAAYASVLIVQA; encoded by the coding sequence ATGAAAATCCGAACTGGCTTCGGCTACGACGTTCATCAGCTCCGCGAGGGCCTACCCTTCTGGCTCGGCGGCATTCAGGTGCCGCACACGCACGGCGCGCTGGGCCACTCCGACGCCGACGTGCTCATTCACGTCATCTGCGATGCGCTACTGGGCGCGGCCAACCTGCGCGACATTGGCTTTCACTTCCCCGACACCGACCCGCAGTACAAAGGCATCGACAGCAAGCGGCTGCTGGCTGAGGTAGTGCGCCTGTTACGCGAGAAAAACTACCAGATCAGCAATATTGATTCTACCATCTGCCTAGAAGCGCCCAAGGTGAACCCGCACATCCCGGAGATGCAGCGCGTGCTGGCCGAGGTACTGGGCATCAGCGCAGACGATATCAGCATTAAGGCCACCACCACCGAAAAGCTGGGCTTTGTGGGCCGCCGCGAAGGCGTGGCTGCTTACGCTTCGGTGCTAATTGTACAGGCATAA
- a CDS encoding efflux RND transporter periplasmic adaptor subunit, with the protein MKRSSFKAISYQLLAISLLTASCGQGDKDPAAQLAELKKEQAATQAKIADLEAKAGTKEANVAAQAVPVSVLNVQPESFASYLEVQGRADFDENANVSPRAPGTITNIRVQRGDRVSKGQVLATLDAAVLEAGIAELRTRLELARVLYEKQKRLWDQEIGTEIQYLQAKSNYDALKNNLSTQQRQRDQYNVRAPFAGTVDDVPAKVGESSGPGTPVVRLVSGSSGKIVADISEAYSNSIKPGDKALVSIPDMGEENIAATVRTVSSIINPTSRTFTIELRLNGSAAVKLRPNMVATVRIQNYNRQNATVLPVDLVQRDEQNSYVYVVENKGQQKIAAKRIIETGATYNGKVEVTTGLKPNDQVVSAGYQNLNEGQVVSL; encoded by the coding sequence ATGAAACGTTCCTCTTTCAAAGCTATCAGCTACCAGCTATTAGCTATCAGCTTGCTTACCGCTTCTTGCGGTCAGGGCGATAAAGATCCGGCCGCCCAGTTGGCGGAACTCAAAAAAGAACAAGCCGCTACCCAAGCCAAGATTGCCGACCTGGAAGCCAAAGCCGGCACCAAGGAAGCCAATGTTGCTGCCCAGGCCGTGCCGGTATCGGTACTGAATGTGCAGCCCGAGAGCTTTGCCAGCTACCTGGAAGTGCAGGGTAGGGCTGATTTTGACGAGAATGCCAACGTGTCGCCGCGGGCACCGGGCACCATCACCAACATCCGCGTGCAGCGCGGCGACCGGGTAAGCAAAGGCCAGGTGCTGGCTACCCTGGATGCGGCCGTGTTGGAAGCCGGAATTGCCGAGCTGCGCACCCGCTTGGAGCTGGCCCGTGTGCTCTACGAAAAGCAAAAGCGCCTCTGGGACCAGGAAATTGGGACTGAAATTCAATACCTGCAGGCCAAAAGCAACTACGACGCGCTGAAAAATAACCTCTCTACCCAGCAGCGCCAGCGCGACCAGTACAACGTGCGCGCGCCCTTTGCGGGCACCGTCGATGATGTGCCGGCCAAGGTAGGGGAGTCGTCGGGGCCTGGCACCCCGGTAGTACGCCTGGTAAGCGGTTCCAGCGGCAAGATTGTGGCCGATATATCGGAAGCCTATTCCAATAGCATCAAGCCCGGCGACAAGGCCCTAGTGAGCATTCCCGACATGGGCGAGGAGAATATTGCCGCCACGGTACGCACGGTGAGCAGCATCATCAACCCCACCAGCCGCACCTTCACCATTGAGCTGCGCCTGAATGGCTCGGCTGCCGTGAAGCTGCGTCCCAACATGGTGGCTACCGTGCGCATTCAGAACTACAACCGCCAGAACGCCACTGTACTACCCGTAGACCTGGTGCAGCGTGATGAGCAGAATAGCTACGTGTACGTGGTAGAAAACAAAGGCCAGCAGAAAATAGCTGCCAAGCGCATTATCGAAACCGGCGCTACGTACAACGGCAAAGTAGAAGTGACCACCGGCCTGAAACCCAACGACCAAGTAGTATCGGCGGGGTATCAGAATTTAAATGAAGGCCAGGTCGTTTCACTGTAG
- a CDS encoding phosphopantetheine-binding protein: MLPTSTPAVKSIEQQVLRIVSQRRPMRPVRLRSRLNHELGLDQLDVVNIILALEQSFHIVIPDEVPLTTVSDFVTYVAEHTPEAANQAA; this comes from the coding sequence ATGCTACCTACCTCTACCCCAGCCGTTAAATCTATTGAGCAACAAGTGTTGCGTATTGTCAGCCAGCGCCGTCCTATGCGTCCCGTTCGGCTGCGCAGTCGCCTCAACCACGAGCTGGGCCTCGACCAACTGGATGTGGTCAACATCATTCTGGCTTTGGAGCAGAGCTTCCACATTGTCATTCCCGATGAAGTACCTCTTACGACCGTGAGCGACTTTGTGACCTACGTAGCCGAGCACACGCCCGAAGCAGCTAACCAGGCCGCTTAG